In Horticoccus luteus, the following proteins share a genomic window:
- a CDS encoding Ldh family oxidoreductase: protein MPETFYIVPETQHNELVAAAYQHRGFQADEAAEGARFCAEATRHGIRTHNALKALHLDHLFGSGSKGCVPGAQIEEKPSRFAATKVWNANRKLGQSTAYRAMAEAIRLADQFGVGTVVVDNAFHYLWGGGYVMDAARKGYLAYTNCTAALAEVVPFGGKFPTLGTNPHSWGFPTTDAVGFPIVIDWATSVVAMGRVQQLAREGKMLPLDAAVDANGAPTTDPAKAKYLLPFGAHKGYGLSLINEIVAGYIGGSLPTIRNRWSQAEGDKGTCCFFFQVIHPDAIDGGAFAKGRSQKDNVKAVIQDVLGHGNENCMLPGQLEARFAERTAAAGGLLFSKAEVEAFNELAAECHRPQWDLAAFATTVV, encoded by the coding sequence ATGCCCGAGACCTTCTACATCGTTCCCGAAACGCAGCACAACGAGCTCGTCGCCGCCGCTTACCAGCACCGCGGCTTCCAAGCCGACGAAGCCGCCGAGGGCGCGCGCTTCTGCGCCGAGGCCACGCGCCACGGCATCCGCACGCATAACGCCCTCAAGGCGCTCCACCTCGATCACCTCTTCGGCTCCGGCTCGAAAGGCTGCGTGCCCGGCGCCCAGATCGAAGAAAAGCCCTCGCGTTTCGCCGCCACGAAAGTCTGGAACGCGAATCGCAAGCTCGGCCAGTCCACCGCCTATCGCGCCATGGCCGAAGCCATCCGCCTCGCCGACCAATTCGGCGTCGGCACCGTCGTCGTCGACAACGCGTTTCACTATCTGTGGGGCGGCGGCTACGTGATGGATGCCGCGCGCAAGGGCTACCTCGCCTACACCAACTGCACCGCCGCGCTCGCCGAAGTCGTCCCGTTCGGCGGCAAGTTTCCCACGCTCGGCACCAATCCCCACTCGTGGGGCTTTCCCACGACCGACGCCGTCGGCTTCCCGATCGTCATCGATTGGGCCACCTCCGTCGTCGCGATGGGCCGCGTGCAACAACTCGCCCGCGAAGGCAAAATGCTGCCCCTCGATGCCGCCGTCGACGCCAACGGCGCGCCCACCACCGATCCTGCGAAAGCGAAATACCTGCTCCCGTTCGGCGCGCACAAAGGCTACGGCCTCTCCCTGATCAACGAGATCGTCGCCGGCTACATCGGCGGCTCCCTCCCGACCATCCGCAATCGCTGGAGCCAGGCCGAGGGCGACAAGGGCACGTGCTGTTTCTTCTTCCAAGTCATCCATCCCGACGCCATCGACGGCGGCGCTTTCGCCAAAGGCCGCAGCCAGAAGGACAACGTGAAAGCCGTCATCCAGGACGTCCTCGGCCACGGTAACGAAAACTGCATGCTGCCCGGGCAACTCGAGGCTCGCTTCGCCGAACGCACCGCGGCCGCCGGCGGCCTCCTCTTCAGCAAAGCCGAAGTTGAAGCGTTCAACGAACTCGCCGCCGAGTGCCACCGCCCGCAATGGGATCTCGCCGCCTTCGCCACCACCGTCGTCTGA
- the uxaC gene encoding glucuronate isomerase — translation MPSFINENFLLQTAAARDLYHTYAEGQPIYDYHCHLPAAQILENHAFADIAEIWLGGDHYKWRVMRANGVPERFVTGDASPREKFDAWCATVPHVLRNPLYHWSHLELKRYFDLDVTINADSADRIWEEANAKLRSMRVHDILAANRVAVICTTDDPADSLETHEKIAALGLTTRVYPAFRPDKALGVNDPAAFNPWVEKLAGAAQITIASFDDFLAALRHRHDDFHAHGCRLSDHGLNHAFAEPCTAAEAQTIFAAARAGRAASSADHAKFASFLMLAFGRWDAKRGWTKQLHLGALRSANTRLLARLGPDTGFDSIGDWPQASSLARYLDTLDSTDELPRLIVYNLNPADNYLLATMIGNFQDGSVPGKLQFGSGWWFLDQKEAMEWQLNALSNNGLLSRFVGMLTDSRSFLSYTRHEYFRRVLCNLLGSEMERGELPADRELVGAMVRNICFNNARDYFRLELHSHFA, via the coding sequence ATGCCCTCCTTCATTAACGAGAATTTTCTCCTCCAAACCGCGGCCGCGCGCGACCTCTACCACACCTACGCCGAAGGTCAGCCGATCTACGATTACCACTGCCATCTGCCCGCCGCGCAGATCCTCGAAAATCACGCCTTCGCCGACATCGCCGAAATCTGGCTCGGCGGCGATCACTACAAATGGCGCGTGATGCGGGCCAACGGCGTCCCGGAACGCTTCGTTACCGGCGATGCCTCGCCCCGCGAGAAATTCGACGCCTGGTGCGCCACCGTCCCGCACGTTCTCCGCAACCCCCTCTATCACTGGTCGCATCTCGAACTGAAGCGCTACTTCGATCTCGACGTCACCATCAACGCCGACTCCGCCGACCGCATCTGGGAGGAGGCCAACGCCAAACTCCGGTCGATGCGCGTGCATGATATCCTCGCCGCCAATCGCGTCGCCGTCATCTGCACCACCGACGATCCCGCCGACTCCCTCGAAACGCACGAAAAGATCGCCGCGCTCGGCCTCACCACGCGTGTCTATCCCGCCTTCCGCCCCGACAAGGCGCTCGGCGTCAACGACCCCGCCGCCTTCAATCCGTGGGTCGAAAAACTCGCCGGCGCCGCGCAGATCACGATCGCCTCGTTCGACGACTTTCTCGCCGCCCTTCGCCACCGCCACGACGATTTTCACGCGCATGGCTGCCGCCTCTCCGACCACGGCCTCAACCACGCGTTTGCCGAGCCCTGCACCGCCGCGGAAGCCCAAACGATCTTCGCCGCCGCCCGCGCCGGCCGCGCCGCTTCTTCGGCCGATCACGCGAAATTCGCGTCGTTCCTCATGCTGGCCTTCGGCCGCTGGGATGCGAAGCGCGGCTGGACCAAGCAGCTCCACCTCGGTGCGCTGCGCAGCGCCAACACCCGCCTCCTCGCCCGCCTCGGACCCGACACCGGTTTCGACTCCATCGGCGACTGGCCGCAGGCCTCCTCGCTCGCGCGCTACCTCGACACCCTCGACTCCACCGATGAGTTGCCGCGCCTGATCGTCTACAACCTCAACCCCGCCGACAATTATCTCCTCGCGACGATGATCGGCAATTTTCAGGACGGCTCCGTCCCCGGCAAACTGCAATTCGGCAGCGGCTGGTGGTTCCTCGATCAAAAAGAAGCGATGGAGTGGCAGCTCAACGCCCTCTCGAACAACGGCCTGCTCAGCCGCTTCGTCGGCATGCTCACCGATTCCCGCAGCTTCCTCAGCTACACCCGGCACGAATATTTCCGCCGCGTCCTCTGCAACCTGCTCGGCTCCGAGATGGAGCGCGGCGAACTTCCCGCCGACCGCGAGCTCGTTGGCGCCATGGTGCGCAACATCTGCTTCAACAACGCCCGCGACTACTTCCGCCTCGAACTCCATTCGCACTTCGCGTAA
- a CDS encoding phosphoglycerate dehydrogenase yields the protein MKRILLTTTSFQDTPGEHHRLLAETGCEIVTARGPLNEADTLALVGDIDAYICGDDAITRAVLEKARPRLKILSKYGIGVDKIDIKSATEFGIPVLFTPGVNHTTVAEHTFLLLLAVEKNLLFHTDSTRAGGWKRKTGHELFEKTIGIVGLGRIGKEVAIRARAFGMHPIGFGHYWDDAFAAQYGVQRAASPEEIYAVADYISLHTNLTPQTRHMINAASIAKMKPGAVILNCARGEIVHTPDLIAALQSGQLRGYGADVLDEEPPPPDYPLLKLPNVVITPHIGSRTFESVVRQATCAVKNLTLAMNGEKPIAQINPEVPVKKLA from the coding sequence ATGAAGCGCATTCTCCTGACGACCACTTCCTTTCAAGACACCCCCGGTGAACACCACCGGCTGCTCGCCGAAACCGGCTGCGAAATCGTCACCGCCCGCGGCCCCCTCAACGAAGCCGATACGCTCGCCCTCGTCGGTGACATCGATGCCTACATCTGTGGCGACGACGCCATCACCCGCGCCGTCCTCGAAAAGGCCCGCCCGCGCCTGAAAATCCTCAGCAAATACGGCATCGGCGTCGACAAGATCGACATCAAGTCCGCCACCGAATTCGGCATCCCCGTGCTCTTCACGCCCGGCGTGAATCATACCACCGTCGCCGAGCACACGTTCCTGCTCCTCCTCGCGGTGGAGAAAAACCTCCTTTTCCACACCGACTCCACCCGCGCCGGCGGCTGGAAACGCAAAACCGGCCACGAGCTTTTCGAGAAGACGATCGGCATCGTCGGTCTCGGCCGCATCGGCAAGGAAGTCGCCATCCGCGCCCGCGCCTTCGGCATGCACCCCATCGGCTTCGGCCACTATTGGGACGACGCGTTTGCCGCCCAATACGGCGTCCAACGCGCCGCCTCGCCGGAGGAAATTTACGCCGTCGCCGACTACATTTCGCTCCACACCAATCTCACTCCGCAAACGCGCCACATGATCAACGCCGCCTCCATCGCGAAGATGAAGCCCGGCGCCGTGATCCTCAATTGCGCCCGGGGCGAGATCGTCCACACCCCCGACCTCATCGCCGCGCTCCAGTCCGGCCAGCTCCGCGGTTACGGTGCCGACGTGCTCGACGAAGAACCGCCGCCGCCCGATTACCCGCTGCTCAAATTGCCCAACGTCGTCATCACGCCTCACATCGGCTCCCGCACGTTTGAAAGCGTCGTCCGGCAGGCGACCTGCGCCGTCAAAAACCTCACGCTCGCCATGAACGGCGAAAAGCCCATCGCGCAGATCAACCCCGAGGTGCCGGTCAAAAAACTCGCCTGA